One part of the Ignavibacteria bacterium genome encodes these proteins:
- a CDS encoding HAMP domain-containing protein: MTFRFFHSLRFRVLVGSLALLLVLFGVYSYFAIHFFTEQMMTYVLDNANRMSNVILKSTHYSMLLNRKEDVYQIINTIAQEPGVEGIRIYNKRGEIIFSTMTKEMHTIVDMNAEACFICHSHNNVLESVPSNNRTRIYSSANGNRILGLISPIRNEALCSNAACHAHPRNKTVLGVLDVRMSLEQIDANISEAQTTMLFYAIGMILLVSVASSVFLYFIVDKPVKKLYEGTQQISKGNLYYTIAVKTKDELGQLAQSFNEMTNSLRQAEDINREWAKTLEHRIQEKTAELQTIHQQILQIEKMASLGKLSATVAHELNNPLEAILTYAKLIARIIRKEPTQTELLTQITEEIELIARETHRCGTIVKNLLLFSKKQIGEMNIVPVQYVLEKAIELMQHHFQISGVELRTTICDSNPSLLCDENQIQQAFVALFVNAVEALPDGGTLSVSVRELFEEDAITIAISDSGIGIAQEDLLHIFEPFFTTKKEGQGVGLGLSIVYGIVERHGGKISVHSSIGTGTIFTLKFPRAGSNLQKV; this comes from the coding sequence CGTACTTTGCTATTCATTTTTTTACAGAACAGATGATGACGTATGTTCTCGATAATGCAAACAGAATGAGCAACGTCATCTTAAAATCAACGCATTACAGTATGTTGTTGAATCGCAAAGAGGACGTTTATCAAATTATCAATACCATCGCGCAGGAACCCGGCGTTGAAGGAATTCGTATTTACAACAAACGCGGAGAAATAATATTTTCGACAATGACAAAAGAAATGCACACAATTGTTGATATGAATGCGGAGGCGTGCTTTATTTGCCACAGTCATAACAACGTGTTGGAATCTGTTCCATCCAACAATCGAACGAGAATTTATTCTTCGGCAAACGGAAACCGCATCCTTGGTCTCATCAGTCCGATTCGTAACGAAGCACTCTGTTCCAATGCCGCGTGTCATGCGCATCCGAGGAATAAAACCGTTCTTGGCGTTCTGGATGTTCGTATGTCGTTGGAGCAAATAGACGCAAATATTTCCGAAGCACAAACGACAATGCTGTTCTACGCAATCGGAATGATACTCCTTGTTTCCGTTGCTTCGTCTGTATTTTTGTATTTCATCGTAGATAAACCGGTGAAAAAATTGTATGAAGGAACTCAGCAAATTTCGAAAGGAAATCTGTATTACACGATTGCTGTAAAAACCAAAGACGAATTAGGTCAACTTGCGCAATCATTCAACGAGATGACCAATTCACTTCGGCAAGCGGAAGATATCAACCGCGAATGGGCAAAAACATTAGAACATCGCATTCAAGAAAAAACTGCTGAATTGCAAACTATTCACCAACAAATTTTACAAATAGAAAAAATGGCTTCGCTCGGGAAATTATCCGCAACGGTTGCGCACGAATTGAACAATCCCCTCGAAGCAATTCTTACCTACGCAAAACTCATTGCGCGAATAATCCGAAAAGAACCAACACAGACGGAACTTCTCACGCAGATAACGGAAGAAATTGAATTGATTGCGCGCGAAACACACCGTTGCGGAACCATTGTGAAAAACTTGCTGCTGTTCTCCAAAAAGCAAATCGGCGAAATGAATATTGTTCCCGTGCAATATGTTTTGGAAAAAGCGATTGAACTGATGCAGCATCATTTTCAAATTTCCGGTGTTGAACTGCGCACCACGATTTGCGATTCCAATCCTTCGCTTCTGTGCGATGAAAACCAAATTCAGCAAGCATTCGTCGCGCTCTTTGTCAATGCTGTTGAAGCGTTGCCCGATGGAGGAACGCTTTCTGTTTCCGTCCGCGAACTCTTTGAGGAAGATGCAATTACTATCGCAATATCCGATTCCGGCATCGGTATTGCGCAAGAAGATCTCCTGCACATTTTCGAACCGTTCTTTACAACAAAAAAAGAAGGACAAGGCGTTGGTTTAGGTCTTTCCATCGTGTACGGTATCGTTGAACGACACGGAGGGAAAATTTCCGTTCATTCGAGTATAGGAACAGGAACAATCTTCACGCTTAAATTTCCGCGCGCGGGAAGCAATTTACAAAAAGTATAA
- a CDS encoding sigma-54-dependent Fis family transcriptional regulator, with amino-acid sequence MNSPIALLIVDDENIVRDSLSKWFREDGYSVGTAENAVVALRQMQTQHWDIILLDIKMPGMDGIELQQKIKEIDATATIIFITAHASVDTAVQALKSGAFDYITKPIDPDHLSHLVLNAIKHRALQNENATLKEQISEFLNPDDIIGDSPQMKKVLELTQTVARTDTTVMIRGESGTGKELVARAIHCNSERKYFPIVTVNCGALPEGILESELFGHERGAFTGAQYRRKGKLELADGGTLFLDEVGNIDMKTQMDLLRVIETKQFTRVGGNNIIKVDFRIICATNKDLEKAIAEGTFREDLYYRLNVFTIIIPPLRERKSDIPILANFFVKKHARVMGKPVASFSAEAMDTLVQYDWRGNVRELENAVERAMVIKKNNVILADELPFQLSEHHQYFTSGSLAAMEREHIVSILKQNNWNISRSAEILQIDRVTLYNKIEKYELKRPS; translated from the coding sequence ATGAATTCACCCATTGCACTGTTAATAGTGGACGATGAAAACATTGTTCGCGATTCTCTTTCGAAATGGTTTCGCGAAGACGGTTACTCTGTTGGAACTGCAGAAAATGCTGTTGTCGCGCTTCGTCAAATGCAAACACAACATTGGGATATTATTTTACTCGATATTAAAATGCCCGGAATGGACGGTATTGAGTTGCAGCAAAAAATAAAAGAGATTGATGCAACAGCAACAATTATTTTTATTACTGCGCACGCGTCCGTTGATACGGCGGTGCAGGCGTTGAAAAGCGGCGCGTTCGATTACATCACGAAACCTATTGACCCCGACCATCTTTCGCATTTGGTATTGAACGCAATAAAACATCGCGCATTGCAGAACGAGAACGCAACGTTAAAAGAGCAAATTTCCGAATTCTTAAACCCTGATGACATTATCGGCGATTCTCCGCAAATGAAAAAAGTTCTGGAATTAACGCAAACCGTAGCGCGTACTGATACAACGGTTATGATTCGCGGTGAAAGCGGAACGGGAAAAGAATTAGTTGCACGCGCAATTCATTGCAACAGCGAGAGAAAATATTTCCCGATTGTTACCGTCAATTGCGGCGCGCTTCCCGAAGGAATTTTAGAAAGCGAATTATTCGGACACGAGCGCGGAGCATTTACCGGAGCGCAATATCGAAGAAAAGGAAAACTCGAACTTGCTGACGGCGGAACATTATTTCTCGATGAAGTCGGAAACATTGATATGAAAACACAAATGGATTTGCTTCGGGTTATTGAAACAAAACAATTCACCCGCGTTGGCGGCAACAACATCATCAAAGTAGATTTCCGAATTATTTGCGCAACAAACAAAGACCTTGAAAAAGCGATTGCAGAGGGAACATTTCGGGAAGACCTCTACTATCGTTTAAATGTGTTCACGATAATTATTCCGCCGCTCCGTGAACGTAAATCCGATATTCCGATTCTTGCAAACTTCTTTGTGAAAAAACACGCGCGAGTTATGGGAAAACCCGTCGCATCATTTTCTGCGGAAGCGATGGATACGTTGGTGCAATACGATTGGCGTGGAAATGTTCGTGAACTCGAAAATGCTGTCGAACGCGCAATGGTTATCAAGAAAAACAATGTGATTCTGGCGGATGAACTACCGTTTCAATTGAGTGAACATCATCAGTATTTTACTTCTGGTTCACTTGCGGCGATGGAACGCGAACATATTGTTTCCATTCTCAAACAAAACAATTGGAATATTTCACGCTCGGCGGAAATTTTACAAATTGACCGCGTAACACTCTATAATAAAATTGAAAAATACGAACTGAAGAGACCGTCGTGA